Part of the Anopheles coluzzii chromosome 3, AcolN3, whole genome shotgun sequence genome is shown below.
GATTTCTTGGCGAATGTATTCTCTAGTGCTTCCCACATTTCCTTCGTAGTGGATTTTTCTCGAATACATCCCAAGTATTCGTCAGAAATAAAGCTCACCAGTAGAGACATTGCCTTCGCGTCCATTTCCTCAAACTTGGTCACTTCACTGGCCACTGATGGAACGTCCTTTACCACTGCGTCCCATACTTTCGACGCTTTCAAAAACACTTCGACTCGAAATTTCCAGGTGTCGTAGCCTGTTCCGGAAAACTGCGGTATTCCGTGAACCGCCACTTCTTTGTGCTTGTCGCCCATAACCTAAAGACGTCTGTTCTGATTGAAGGTTTTATTGCAACTAACTAATCCTTAACTACGTTCATAGACTACTGTGAACTGTGTTCAATCTACAACGATTGCTAGATTACAACAGATCTGCACAGAACTCGCACAGGCTACGCCAGGCCAGGACACCGGTACGACGAAATGAACCAAAATCGGACCTGGAAATGTAACAACACTTGGATGCGTTTTCCAGAACCCACACACCACAGGTAACTAGATGGTTACCAGCCGAAAATGCGTAATCTGTCAAGTTGCTGTTTCGATCGTAGTACACATGTGAACATCACCCAACCAAAGGCTATATATGTAGACCACACTTATGCATCAGGTTATATCCTCACTACGAGTAAACGCAAGGTGACGTGTTTTCGCTCACTCTCacttttaacggttttttcgagtgtttttgcgaaaaattgATTCTGCTGTTGCTTCCAGTTACATTTCGCAGGTGGCCAAAGAGAATCGAACATGTCGATTAGAGAAGGACGTGCGCCCAATTCTAGTTCGCCGGAGTCCTTGATGGTGGTGAATCTCTCCACCTATCGGATTGAAGGCGAATTCGATGCTGGTGGCTGCGGCACGGTGTTGGTGGGCAGCCATGCCCGCTCCAAGCAGCCGGTGGTGATGAAAATGGCCAGCAAAGAGGTGGACCGGCTCCTGCTCGCCACGGAGCGCCGGATCTATGCGCGGCTGCCGAAGGCCCGTGGATGGCCCAGACTCATCGACACCGGTACGTATCGCAAACGCGACGTGCTGGTTTTGGAGCGCCTGGGGCCATCCCTGCAGGACTTACTGAACTTGTGCGGAGGACGCTTCGGTCTGAAGACGGTTTCGCAGCTAGCGCTGCAACTGCTCGACAGGCTGGAAACATACCACGAGCTGGGGTACGTTCACCGCGACCTGAAGCCGGACAATGTCCTGCTGGGTCGCGGAACGACCCGCAAGACGCTGCACATGATCGACTTCGGTCTTGCCGAGCCGTATCGGCACCCACGCACGGGGGAACACATAGCGCAGGATGCGTTTTTCCCGTTCGCCGGAACGATCGAGTTTGCACCAGTGTTCGCTCATCTGGAGTATACACCGAGCAGGCGAGATGACATTTTGTCACTCGCCTACATGCTGGTGTTTTTGCTCCGCGGTGGCCTACCGTGGTATGGTACCGAGGAGCGATTTGATCCGGACGAGGCACTGCTTCTGAAGTTGTGCATTACGCCCAGCGAGCTGTGTAGAGGACTGCCGGCTGAGTTTCAGCGGTTGACCGAGTACGCGTTGCAGATGGAATTCTGCGACGCGCCGGACTATACCGAGCTGAAGCGGATGTTCCGGAATCTGCTGCGCCAACATTCCATGCAGCACGATTTGCATTTCGATTGGAACCGGTTTGGCTGCTAAACCAGCACctaatttcttttcttctctctctctctctctcttcgttcCAGCTTTCGTAAAGTGACGTGTAAGTCACCCCAGTATAAGGCGCCGTGAAGGAACAGCCCGATGCTGGGACGGTGGCCAAATCCGATCCTCTGCCTCCTCGTGGCGCCACTGGATGTTGGCCTCTGGTGTTGTCAGACTCACCAGCGGCCTAACCAAAGAGGACGGTCAGTGGGACACCAAGCGTTTGCTCAACGAAGCTACACGTACATTTGATGCTATGGGGGTTGAAGGGaaataaatatgtatttattgtattttagTGTAAGATTGAGGCCATGTAAAAATACACGTATAGCAttggaataaattgaaatgtacAAATGCCTATATAAAACGAGTTAATTTTCGAGTTTGCAATGATTGCGATTTTCCACTCTTTCTCGCCGGACAGCATCAACTTCAAACGTACATTGTGGGGATGTTTTCCACTGCCGACGCCGATCCACGAACACAAATTTTGATAGGCCACCTGTACATGAGCATAGCTTTCGAACGCGAGCTTATATAAGGGCGTGCGTGCGGGGCATCGATGGAAAGCTCTCGCCAAGTACTATCCGACGGTAGGGTATTGCACCTCCTCCCGCCCTCCCTGTTCCATAGTGCAGGAAGGAAAAACGTCAAATTGATTTCGAACGGAAGCTAATACAAAGCTATATCAGGCAGCGACAGACGCGTCGGTACAAGTTGTGCAACTTTTGTCTCACAAGCGTGTCCTCCTAGGAACCACTCAGGTCAACTCTTCCAGTCAAAAAACGTGATTTTGTGTGAAATTTTCACCGTTTTACACACAGGTGTGGGaatgtttttccccccttccCGGATCCATTGCTATCCCTCGTTGGATAGGGCGCGGCTAGTAGACCAAATTTGGTACGACCATTTGCGTAGGTACGACCAACACTCGTTACTCAAAATCGGAGTCAAAGTCCTTCTGCAGAACGCGCCACGGGCTGTCATTTGAAAACGGCCTCCGGAAAATTAACCGAATTTTGGTATGTGATTCGTGATGGAAAAAGCCATCGAACACTTCAATTTACATCGGGATTTGGATGCGTGTAGCGAAAGAGAACGTTTCTCCTTCGACGCTTAGATAATCGAGATAATTCATTTGCTGCTACTCGCCGTTTGTCTGAAGCATTCTTACCCCGGTTTAGTAGCGATGTCCAAATCTGCAACCGAATGTAGAGGAAAGAACTTCAGTCCGGAATCAATGGCCTACAAAAATGGACAACTAAAACGGGATATCAGggaaatgtaaaatatttcacaccaAACAACCTTAAAGCTTGGGTTGTTCCAAAAATATTGTATCGAATAGAAATAGTGTCTTCGAAAGTCTCTGGCTCCTCTTTACCGTACTGCTCTGAGGCATTCTATCGGGGCCTTTATAGTCCAGTCCTATTCCATCACTGTTCTGCAAAAGCGAGCAGCTTTATTTCTTACATATCATCACAGATTGGATTACAGAAGCCTTCATTGAAAGTGCCAAACAGGCATTCACGGAACTGACGGAAGGAAGAACGGTTGCCACAAACTGCAGAACAATCACGAAATGGAGAAAGGTTATGGGTCCAAAACAGCCCCAGAGTTGATTGGGAAATGCAAAACAGAGCCGATAGATGATGCTAAATTCAGATGGTTCGTGTTCGAGGAGGCGAATGAGTTGCGCGATTTGTGCGCGATCGGGTTTCTCGCCATCGCAAATTGAAACTCCCTACCTTCGTTGGATCGAACACGGATCATACGCTAAGAGAATGATGCGAAGCGCATGTCTCCCATGGAACGTGTTGAGACTGTAACGCAGATGAAGCTGTGCCGCAAACCACGTAACAAAGCCTTGTCGATCGAGATTCTCCTGTGTCGTGTACCGGGTTGTGCAAGCGTTGAACAAGCGAGTGCGAGACACGCACGCAATTTCTGGATGAAGGATCATCATTGACGCTGAAGTTACCCTAGCAGCGAGTATCAGATTGTAGGGCCAGCCGGGCCCCCACTTGAGTTGCAGTGGACGGCCAACGTGAAACGCAAGGAGACGTTTCAGCTTCACGTTTGACCTGGAGCCTGGAGATTGCCGCACGCGGGGGAGAGCGGTCGTTCACGGCGACGGTTTCAACAGCTAAGTTTGCCACaacaaaatattcattatCCCACACTGACAAGTTCGAATGATTACTTACAGGATCGGCCAGCGGAACATCAGAAGGATGGTACACCGAGAACCAGGCTTGGAAAATCCCAATCGGCTTGGAGAATGTGCTCCTACTACTTCCACCGCTGGAGCCTCAATCTGGGTGATCTCAATCGGTGAGGGCGATGTTGGGATGGGCTGTTTACGGGACACAAAAGGGAAACACCATCAGGCGAGTGACGATACCGGGTGGTGAGATAGTATgcaccaccaaacacacaagcagCGGGAAAGGCAGCGTCGACGTACCAGGACCAGGGCatcctgcagcagcacagcggTGTCTATGAGCAGCTGCTATGACGGCCGAATGCCACCGGTAGCAGCCATCCTTACGACAAttccagcggcagcagcagtacgtaCGATCCACAACACCCATCGCGCAATTACTCCACCGCTACACGGCCGCGCACGGAAAGCGCATCTGAGCACGGAAAGCGCATCTGAGCACGGAAAGTGTAAAGTGTAAATCGGGAAAAAACGATGACAGTTGTTGAACCCGTTGTAGCACGGGATGGGGTGCGTTGCCAAGGTGGATTCAAAATATCAGGTGCTGGAAAAGGCCCTTTACCCGGTGGTGGgtccaaggtggattaaaaatatcaggtggtggattagggcctttggggggtcgccatagttgagggactttacgtcattttagaaccgttgaccattggtttccgcacacaaagcttagcaaatataacagatttctttgttattatgtgcattttagtgtgtctattgattttatcgaaaaaacgtaatatattaacaaaagatttgatgatttgtttatgcacgaaatttaaaatcatgctagcatgagttctaatctcaagtaaattgcggccatgcggctcgtagataatgaggaattaatgtaaaaattgaaaaaaaaaataatgatttcttaatttttatcatcaaaaatgtcgaaaacacaaagaattctagaataaattcacagaataacacaaaataacacactttaatgtatgtttcaatgttaaataagaactcacaaagtccaaaatatatttttaaagaatatttattcgaaaaaatggggtagataaattatatgaacaaatttaattaatgtaaacaaagtttgaatcctggggaccttacggcaagtgacgaattgtcaaaatgcactagagtccaccacctgatatttttaaatccaccttgggtgggtcgccatagttgggGGGACTTTGGTGTCATTTTAAACCCGCTACACACCGTTGGTTTCAAAAAGTATAGCAAACAGaaaacattttctttcttgcttatAGGCaagtgcatttttgtatttattcattttattgaaCAAACATCAGAGATACAAAATCAGGCAATACTTACTGCAATTGTCCTCGTGTGTCCATGTGTGTCTCGTAGATGATGCGGAATAAAGGtgaaaatagcaaataaaTTCATGATTTCTTAGTCTTCGTCTCTATCTGTCCTCACCTGATCTCGGATTGCATCCACCTTGCGTAGAGCTTCGGTTGACAGCAAAAGATGCAGCGGTTCTGAATAGTACTAAATCTCGCCGATGGATGACGCTGGACATTGGGACATTGGTTCGTGTTCGAGGAGGCGAATGAGCTGCGCGATTCGTGCGCGATCGGGTGATTTCTCGCCATCGCAATTCGCAAATTCGCACGCTTCATCTCGGCGGCATCTCGACATCGCGACCGAAAAACGGGTACCATTTTACGAGGTGTAATTAGAATCCGCGCAATAAACCGTTTCCATCAAAGGCACACATCCGCGTGTTTGGAAGACTCtccctgcaaaaaaaaaagtaaacgttTTCGCTACGCGATTAAATGTGAATGTTCACAAAcaaatttcatgtttttttttagttctcTATGTTCCAATCCGGGCGAGGTTTTCAATACTTTTGCATTCATACTTTAAAGGCTTGCGTCCATCCAGCCTGGGTAATaagttcttttttaaattctgcCGCCGGTTGATGCTTTGATGTTGATCCTGTTTCGGAGATAAAAGCGTCCACCACTTTGACGCATTCTCATGGAGACGCACGGTGGCGGCTGAGCGCCACTGTCCCAGAAAACCATCACTTTTAcccgtacaaaaaaaaaaaaaaaaaaaaaaaaaccgtagaaaagaaaaacccaaTAAAAGAAGCACACAGGACGCGACACAGGATCTGCACAGAACTCGCACAGGCTACGCCAGGCCAGGACACCGGTACGACGAAATGAACCAAAATCGGACCTGGAAATGTAACAACACTTGGATGCGTTTTCCAGAACCCACACACCACAGGTAACTAGATGGTTACCAGCCGAAAATGCGTAATCTGTCAAGTTGCTGTTTCGATCGTAGTACACATGTGAACATCACCCAACCAAAGGCTATATATGTAGACCACACTTATGCATCAGGTTATATCCTCACTACGAGTAAACGCAAGGTGACGTGTTTTCGCTCACTCTCacttttaacggttttttcgagtgtttttgcgaaaaattgATTCTGCTGTTGCTTCCAGTTACATTTCGCAGGTGGCCAAAGAGAATCGAACATGTCGATTAGAGAAGGACGTGCGCCCAATTCTAGTTCGCCGGAGTCCTTGATGGTGGTGAATCTCTCCACCTATCGGATTGAAGGCGAATTCGATGCTGGTGGCTGCGGCACGGTGTTGGTGGGCAGCCATGCCCGCTCCAAGCAGCCGGTGGTGATGAAAATGGCCAGCAAAGAGGTGGACCGGCTCCTGCTCGCCACGGAGCGCCGGATCTATGCGCGGCTGCCGAAGGCCCGTGGATGGCCCAGACTCATCGACGCCGGTACGTATCGCAAACGCGACGTGCTGGTTTTGGAGCGCCTGGGGCCATCCCTGCAGGACTTACTGAACTTGTGCGGAGGACGCTTCGGTCTGAAGACGGTTTCGCAGCTAGCGCTGCAACTGCTCGACAGGCTGGAAACATTCCACGAGCTGGGGTACGTTCACCGCGACCTGAAGCCGGACAATGTCCTGCTGGGTCGCGGAACGACCCGCAAGACGCTGCACATGATTGACTTCGGTCTTGCCGAGCCGTATCGGCACCCACGCACGGGGGAACACATAGCGCAGGATGCGTTTTTCCCGTTCGCCGGAACGATCGAGTTTGCACCAGTGTTCGCTCATCTGGAGTATACACCGAGCAGGCGAGATGACATTTTGTCGCTCGCCTACATGCTGGTGTTTTTGCTCCGCGGTGGCCTACCGTGGTATGGTACCGAGGAGCGATTTGATCCGGACGAGGCACTGCTTCTGAAGTTGTGCATTACGCCCAGCGAGCTGTGTAGAGGACGCGATTTGCAGTTTCAGCGGTTGACCGAGTACGCGTTGCAGATGGAATTCTGCGACGCGCCGGACTATACCGAGCTGAAGCGGATGTTCCGGAATCTGCTGCGCCAACATTCCATGCAGCACGATTTGCATTTCGATTGGAACCGGTTTGGCTGCTAAACCAGCACctaatttcttttcttctctctctctctctctctcttcgttcCAGCTTTCGTAAAGTGACGTGTAAGTCACCCCAGTATAAGGCGCCGTGAAGGAACAGCCCGATGCTGGGACGGTGGCCAAATCCGATCCTCTGCCTCCTCGTGGCGCCACTGGATGTTGGCCTCTGGTGTTGTCAGACTCACCAGCGGCCTAACCAAAGAGGACGGTCAGTGGGACACCAAGCGTTTGCTCAACGAAGCTACACGTACATTTGATCCTATGGGGGTTGAAGGGaaataaatatgtatttattgtattttagTGTAAGATTGAGGCCATGTAAAAATACACGTATAGCAttggaataaattgaaatgtacAAATGCCTATATAAAACGAGTTAATTTTCGAGTTTGCAATGATTGCGATTTTCCACTCTTTCTCGCCGGACAGCATCAACTTCAAACGTACATTGTGGGGATGTTTTCCACTGCCGACGCCGATCCACGAACACAAATTTTGATAGGCCACCTGTACATGAGCATAGCTTTCGAACGCGAGCTTATATAAGGGCGTGCGTGCGGGGCATCGATGGAAAGCTCTCGCCAAGTACTATCCGACGGTGGGGTATTGCACCTCCTCCCGCCCTCCCTGTTCCATACTGCAGGAAGGAAAAACGTCAAATTGATTTCGAACGGAAGCTAATACAAAGCTATATCAGGCAGCGACAGACGCGTCGGTACAAGTTGTGCAACTTTTGTCTCACAAGCGTGTCCTCCTAGGAACCACTCAGGTCAACTCTTCCAGTCAAAAAACGTGATTTTGTGTGAAATTTTCACCGTTTTACACACAGGTGTGGGaatgtttttccccccttccCGGATCCATTGCTATCCCTCGTTGGATAGGGCGCGGCTAGTAGACCAAATTTGGTACGACCATTTGCGTAGGTACGACCAACACTCGTTACTCAAAATCGGAGTCAAAGTCCTTCTGCAGAACGCGCCACGGGCTGTCATTTGAAAACGGCCTCCGGAAAATTAACCGAATTTTGGTATGTGATTCGTGATGGAAAAAGCCATCGAACACTTCAATTTACATCGGGATTTGGATGCGTGTAGCGAAAGAGAACGTTTCTCCTTCGACGCTTAGATAATCGAGATAATTCATTTGCTGCTACTCGCCGTTTGTCTGAAGCATTCTTACCCCGGTTTAGTAGCGATGTCCAAATCTGCAACCGAATGTAGAGGAAAGAACTTCAGTCCGGAATCAATGGCCTACAAAAATGGACAACTAAAACGGGATATCAGggaaatgtaaaatatttcacaccaAACAACCTTAAAGCTTGGGTTGTTCCAAAAATATTGTATCGAATAGAAATAGTGTCTTCGAAAGTCTCTGGCTCCTCTTTACCGTACTGCTCTGAGGCATTCTATCGGGGCCTTTATAGTCCAGTCCTATTCCATCACTGTTCTGCAAAAGCGAGCAGCTTTATTTCTCACATATCATCACAGATTGGATTACAGAAGCCTTCATTGAAAGTGTCAAACAGGCATTCACGGAACTGACGGAAGGAAGAACGGTTGCCACAAACTGCAGAACAATCACGAAATGGAGAAAGGTTATGGGTCCAAAACAGCCCCAGAGTTGATTGGGAAATGCAAAACAGAGCCGATAGATGATGCTAAATTCAGATGGTTCGTGTTCGAGGAGGCGAATGAGTTGCGCGATTTGTGCGCGATCGGGTTTCTCGCCATCGCAAATTGAAACTCCCTACCTTCGTTGGATCGAACACGGATCATACGCTAAGAGAATGATGCGAAGCGCATGTCTCCCATGGAACGTGTTGAGACTGTAACGCAGATGAAGCTGTGCCGCAAACCACGTAACAAAGCCTTGTCGATCGAGATTCTCCTGTGTCGTGTACCGGGTTGTGCAAGCGTTGAACAAGCGAGTGCGAGACACGCACGCAATTTCTGGATGAAGGATCATCATTGACGCTGAAGTTACCTTAGCAGCGAGTATCAGATTGAAGGGCCAGCCGGGCCCCCACTTGAGTTGCAGTGGACGGCCAACGTGAAACGCAAGGAGACGTTTCAGCTTCACGTTTGACCTGGAGCCTGGAGATTGCCGCACGCGGGGGAGAGCGGTCGTTCACGGCGACGGTTTCAACAGCTAAGTTTGCCACaacaaaatattcattatCCCACACTGACAAGTTCGAATGATTACTTACAGGATCGGCCAGCGGAACATCAGAAGGATGGTACACCGAGAACCAGGCTTGGAAAATCCCAATCGGCTTGGAGAATGTGCTCCTACTACTTCCACCGCTGGAGCCTCAATCTGGGTGATCTCAATCGGTGAGGGCGATGTTGGGATGGGCTGTTTACGGGACACAAAAGGGAAACACCATCAGGCGAGTGACGATACCGGGTGGTGAGATAGTATgcaccaccaaacacacaagcagCGGGAAAGGCAGCGTCGACGTACCAGGACCAGGGCatcctgcagcagcacagcggTGTCTATGAGCAGCTGCTATGACGGCCGAATGCCACCGGTAGCAGCCATCCTTACGACAAttccagcggcagcagcagtacgtaCGATCCACAACACCCATCGCGCAATTACTCCACCGCTACACGGCCGCGCACGGAAAGCGCATCTGAGCACGGAAAGCGCATCTGAGCACGGAAAGTGTAAAGTGTAAATCGGGAAAAAACGATGACAGTTGTTGAACCCGTTGTAGCACGGGATGGGGTGCGTTGCCAAGGTGGATTCAAAATATCAGGTGCTGGAAAAGGCCCTTTACCCGGTGGTGGgtccaaggtggattaaaaatatcaggtggtggattagggcctttggggggtcgccatagttgagggactttacgtcattttagaaccgttgaccattggtttccgcacacaaagcttagcaaatataacagatttctttgttattatgtgcattttagtgtgtctattgattttatcgaaaaaacgtaatatattaacaaaagatttgatgatttgtttatgcacgaaatttaaaatcatgctagcatgagttctaatctcaagtaaattgcggccatgcggctcgtagataatgaggaattaatgtaaaaattgaaaaaaaaaaatgatttcttaatttttatcatcaaaaatgtcgaaaacacaaagaattctagaataaattcacagaataacacaaaataacacactttaatgtatgtttcaatgttaaataagaactcacaaagtccaaaatatatttttaaagaatatttattcgaaaaaatggggtagataaattatatgaacaaatttaattaatgtaaacaaagtttgaatcctggggaccttacggcaagtgacgaattgtcaaaatgcactagagtccaccacctgatatttttaaatccaccttgggtgggtcgccatagttgggGGGACTTTGGTGTCATTTTAAACCCGCTACACACCGTTGGTTTCAAAAAGTATAGCAAACAGAAAACTTTCTTTCTTGCTTATAGGCaagtgcatttttgtatttattcattttattgaaCAAACATCAGAGATACAAAATCAGGCAATACTTACTGCAATTGTCCTCGTGTGTCCATGTGTGTCTCGTAGATGATGCGGAATAAAGGtgaaaatagcaaataaaTTCATGATTTCTTAGTCTTCGTCTCTATCTGTCCTCACCTGATCTCGGATTGCATCCACCTTGCGTAGAGCTTCGGTTGACAGCAAAAGATGCAGCGGTTCTGAATAGTACTAAATCTCGCCGATGGATGACGCTGGACATTGGGACATTGGTTCGTGTTCGAGGAGGCGAATGAGCTGCGCGATTCGTGCGCGATCGGGTGATTTCTCGCCATCGCAATTCGCAAATTCGCACGCTTCATCTCGGCGGCATCTCGACATCGCGACCGAAAAACGGGTACCATTTTACGAGGTGTAATTAGAATCCGCGCAATAAACCGTTTCCATCAAAGGCACACATCCGCGTGTTTGGAAGACTCtccctgcaaaaaaaaggaaacgtttTCGCTACGCGATTAAATGTTAATGTTCACAAAaaaatttcatgtttttttttagttctcTATGTTCCAATCCGGGCGAGGTTTTCAATACTTTTGCATTCATACTTTAAAGGCTTGCGTCCATCCAGCCTGGGTAATaagttcttttttaaattctgcCGCCGGTTGATGCTTTGATGTTGATCCTGTTTCGGAGATAAAAGCGTCCACCACTTTGACGCATTCTCATGGAGACGCACGGTGGCGGCTGAGCGCCACTGTCCCAGAAAACCATCACTTTTAcccgtacaaaaaaaaaaaaaaaaccgtagaaaagaaaaacccaaTAAAAGAAGCACACAGGACGCGACACAGGATCTGCACAGAACTCGCACAGGCTACGCCAGGCCAGGACACCGGTACGACGAAATGAACCAAAATCGGACCTGGAAATGTAACAACACTTGGATGCGTTTACCAAAACCCACACACCACAGGTAACTAGATGGTTACCAGCCGAAAATGCGTAATCTGTCAAGTTGCTGTTTCGATCGTAGTACACATGTGAACATCACCCAACCAAAGGCTATATATGTAAACCACACTTATGCATCAGGTTATATCCTCACTACGAGTAAACGCAAGGTGACGTGTTTTCGCTCGCTCTCacttttaacggttttttcgagtgtttttgcgaaaaattgATTCTGCTGTTGCTTCCAGTTACATTTCGCAGGTGGCCAAAGAGAATCGAACATGTCGATTAGAGAAGGACGTGCGCCCAATTCTAGTTCGCCGGAGTCCTTGATGGTGGTGAATCTCTCCACCTATCGGATTGAAGGCGAATTCGATGCTGGTGGCTGCGGCACGGTGTTGGTGGGCAGCCATGCCCGCTCCAAGCAGCCGGTGGTGATGAAAATGGCCAGCAAAGAGGTGGACCGGCTCCTGCTCGCCACGGAGCGCCGGATCTATGCGCGGCTGCCGAAGGCCCGTGGATGGCCCAGACTCATCGACGCCGGTACGTATCGCAAACGCGACGTGCTGGTTTTGGAGCGCCTGGGGCCATCCCTGCAGGACTTACTGAACTTGTGCGGAGGACGCTTCGGTCTGAAGACGGTTTCGCAGCTAGCGCTGCAACTGCTCGACAGGCTGGAAACATTCCACGAGCTGGGGTACGTTCACCGCGACCTGAAGCCGGACAATGTCCTGCTGGGTCGCGGAACGACCCGCAAGACGCTGCACATGATCGACTTCGGTCTTGCCGAGCCGTATCGGCACCCACGCACGGGGGAACACATAGCGCAGGATGCGTTTTTCCCGTTCGCCGGAACGATCGAGTTTGCACCAGTGTTCGCTCATCTGGAGTATACACCGAGCAGGCGAGATGACATTTTGTCACTCGCCTACATGCTGGTGTTTTTGCTCCGCGGTGGCCTACCGTGGTATGGTACCGAGGAGCGATTTGATCCGGACGAGGCACTGCTTCTGAAGTTGTGCATTACGCCCAGCGAGCTGTGTAGAGGACTGCCGGCTGAGTTTCAGCGGTTGACCGAGTACGCGTTGCAGATGGAATTCTGCGACGCGCCG
Proteins encoded:
- the LOC125907341 gene encoding casein kinase I-like — its product is MSIREGRAPNSSSPESLMVVNLSTYRIEGEFDAGGCGTVLVGSHARSKQPVVMKMASKEVDRLLLATERRIYARLPKARGWPRLIDAGTYRKRDVLVLERLGPSLQDLLNLCGGRFGLKTVSQLALQLLDRLETFHELGYVHRDLKPDNVLLGRGTTRKTLHMIDFGLAEPYRHPRTGEHIAQDAFFPFAGTIEFAPVFAHLEYTPSRRDDILSLAYMLVFLLRGGLPWYGTEERFDPDEALLLKLCITPSELCRGRDLQFQRLTEYALQMEFCDAPDYTELKRMFRNLLRQHSMQHDLHFDWNRFGC
- the LOC125907340 gene encoding casein kinase I-like, coding for MSIREGRAPNSSSPESLMVVNLSTYRIEGEFDAGGCGTVLVGSHARSKQPVVMKMASKEVDRLLLATERRIYARLPKARGWPRLIDTGTYRKRDVLVLERLGPSLQDLLNLCGGRFGLKTVSQLALQLLDRLETYHELGYVHRDLKPDNVLLGRGTTRKTLHMIDFGLAEPYRHPRTGEHIAQDAFFPFAGTIEFAPVFAHLEYTPSRRDDILSLAYMLVFLLRGGLPWYGTEERFDPDEALLLKLCITPSELCRGLPAEFQRLTEYALQMEFCDAPDYTELKRMFRNLLRQHSMQHDLHFDWNRFGC